In the Hordeum vulgare subsp. vulgare chromosome 7H, MorexV3_pseudomolecules_assembly, whole genome shotgun sequence genome, one interval contains:
- the LOC123411161 gene encoding mitogen-activated protein kinase kinase 5-like: protein MRPAGTSSSLPAQPGTPGRPRRRPDLTLPMPQRPDVSSSLAVPLPLPPPTTAPPAGATGPAQPLAAPPPPPLHELERVRRVGSGAGGTVWMVRHRPTARCYALKVLYGNHDDAVRRQIAREIAILRTAEHPAVVRCHGMYERGGELQILLEYMDGGSLDGRRIADEPFLAHVARQVLSGIAYLHRRHIVHRDIKPSNLLIDSARRVKIADFGVGRILNQTMDPCNSSVGTIAYMSPERINTDINDGAYDGYAGDIWSFGLSILEFYLGRFPFGENLGRQGDWAALMVAICYSDPPEPSPATASPEFRGFIACCLQKNPAKRLSAAQLLQHPFVALPQPQPLAAPPS, encoded by the coding sequence ATGCGTCCGGCCGGCACCAGCAGCAGCCTCCCGGCCCAGCCGGGCACGCCGGgccgcccgcgccgccgcccggATCTCACTCTCCCGATGCCGCAGCGCCCGGACGTCTCCTCCTCCCTCGCCGTCccgctccccctccctccccccaccACCGCTCCCCCCGCCGGAGCCACCGGCCCCGCCCAGCCGCTGGcggccccgcccccgcccccgctgcACGAGCTCGAGCGCGTGCGCCGCGTGGGCAGCGGCGCGGGCGGGACGGTGTGGATGGTGCGCCACAGGCCCACGGCCCGCTGCTACGCGCTCAAGGTGCTCTACGGGAACCACGACGACGCGGTGCGGCGCCAGATCGCGCGGGAGATCGCCATCCTGCGCACGGCCGAGCACCCGGCGGTGGTCCGCTGCCACGGCATGTACGAGCGCGGCGGGGAGCTGCAGATCCTGCTCGAGTACATGGACGGCGGGTCCCTCGACGGCCGCCGCATCGCCGACGAGCCCTTCCTCGCCCACGTGGCCCGGCAGGTGCTCTCCGGGATCGCCTACCTCCACCGCCGCCACATCGTGCACCGCGACATCAAGCCCTCCAACCTGCTCATCGACTCGGCGCGGCGCGTCAAGATCGCCGACTTCGGGGTGGGCCGGATCCTGAACCAGACCATGGACCCCTGCAACTCCTCCGTCGGCACCATCGCTTACATGAGCCCCGAGCGCATCAACACCGACATCAACGACGGCGCCTACGACGGCTACGCCGGCGACATCTGGAGCTTCGGCCTCAGCATCCTCGAGTTCTACCTCGGCAGGTTCCCCTTCGGCGAGAACCTCGGCCGGCAGGGCGACTGGGCCGCGCTCATGGTCGCCATCTGCTACTCGGACCCGCCCGAGCcgtcccccgccaccgcctcgcCCGAGTTCCGCGGCTTCATCGCCTGCTGCCTGCAGAAGAACCCCGCCAAGCGCCTCTCCGCCGCGCAGCTGCTGCAGCACCCTTTCGTCGCCTTGCCACAGCCGCAGCCCCTCGCCGCCCCGCCCTCATGA
- the LOC123411160 gene encoding cytochrome P450 709B1-like, whose amino-acid sequence MLPASARSPAAPETYKRKPPIDQCSNIVPYTIYLCTRMDTNNHQQINHFPRAELHRSTVAMVAMAWPVLASLAVVLATTLWKAAVHLVWRPYAVARAFRRQGVRGPAYRFFVGNNEEAMAMRAATADDVLDLGSHDIIARVMPQYKAWVASYGKVFLSWSGYTPTLCVGDHDMVKHILSNKTGLYGKTDPGPNLLALLGKGLVFSDGDDWARHRRVVHPAFTMDKLKMMTRTMAECAGEMVRPWEARAAASDGGVARVDDVGQQFVELTADVISHTAFGSSYGEGKEVFVAQRELQYIAFSTINNVRVPGLEYLPTKTNLRRRQLTGKVRGTLMAIIRERQAAAKEAKGYGNDLLGLMLEANASAGAGGQKAAAMSMDEIIDECKTFFFAGHDTTSHLLTWAVFLLGTHPEWQQKLREEVLRECGGAGMPLHGDALNKLKLTTMVLYETLRLYGAVIMIARQTTADTELNNVKIPKGTITMIPMAIMHRDEEVWGADAGEFKPDRFQNGVGRAAKHPSAMLAFSVGPRSCIGQDFAMLEAKSTLAVILRRFEFEVAPEYVHAPAEFLTLQPKCGLPVLLKLLNQ is encoded by the exons ATGCTACCTGCCTCCGCGAGATCGCCGGCCGCCCCCGAAACATACAAACGCAAGCCCCCAATCGACCAGTGCAGCAACATCGTCCCATATACTATATATCTATGTACACGCATGGACACAAACAATCATCAGCAGATCAATCATTTCCCAAGAGCTGAGCTGCACCGATCGACCGTCGCCATGGTGGCTATGGCATGGCCGGTCCTGGCTTCGCTCGCCGTGGTGCTGGCGACCACGCTGTGGAAGGCGGCGGTGCACCTGGTGTGGCGCCCCTACGCCGTCGCGAGGGCGTTCAGGCGGCAGGGGGTCCGCGGGCCGGCGTACCGGTTCTTCGTCGGCaacaacgaggaggccatggcgatGCGCGCGGCGACGGCCGACGACGTGCTCGACCTCGGCTCGCACGACATCATCGCGCGCGTGATGCCGCAGTACAAGGCGTGGGTGGCGTCCTACGGCAAGGTGTTCCTGTCGTGGTCCGGGTACACGCCGACGCTCTGCGTCGGCGACCACGACATGGTCAAGCACATCCTGTCCAACAAGACCGGGCTATACGGCAAGACGGACCCGGGGCCCAACCTCCTGGCCCTGCTCGGCAAGGGCCTCGTCTTCTCCGACGGCGACGACTGGGCGCGCCACCGCCGCGTCGTGCACCCGGCCTTCACCATGgacaagctcaagatgatgaCCAGGACGATGGCGGAGTGCGCGGGGGAGATGGTCCGGCCGTGGGAGGCGCGCGCCGCGGCGAGCGACGGCGGCGTGGCGCGGGTGGACGACGTCGGGCAGCAGTTCGTGGAGCTGACCGCCGACGTGATCTCCCACACGGCGTTCGGGAGCAGCTACGGCGAGGGGAAGGAGGTGTTCGTGGCGCAGCGCGAGCTCCAGTACATCGCCTTCTCCACCATCAACAACGTCCGCGTCCCGGGCCTCGAGTACCTCCCCACCAAGACCAACCTGCGGCGGCGGCAGCTCACGGGCAAGGTGCGAGGCACGCTCATGGCGATCATCCGCGAGCGGCAGgccgccgccaaggaggccaaagGCTACGGCAACGACTTGCTTGGCCTGATGCTAGAGGCAAACGCGTCGGCCGGCGCCGGCGGGCAGAAGGCGGCGGCCATGAGCATGGACGAGATCATCGACGAGTGCAAGACCTTCTTCTTCGCGGGGCACGACACCACCTCGCACCTCCTAACCTgggccgtcttcctcctcggcacGCACCCCGAGTGGCAGCAGAAGCTCAGGGAGGAGGTCCTCCGGGAGTGCGGCGGCGCAGGGATGCCGCTGCACGGCGACGCGCTCAACAAGCTCAAGCTG ACGACGATGGTGCTATACGAGACGCTGAGGCTGTACGGCGCGGTGATCATGATCGCGAGGCAGACGACGGCGGACACGGAGCTCAACAACGTGAAGATCCCCAAGGGCACGATCACCATGATCCCGATGGCGATCATGCACCGGGACGAGGAGGTGTGGGGTGCGGACGCCGGCGAGTTCAAGCCGGACCGGTTTCAGAACGGCGTGGGCAGGGCGGCCAAGCACCCGAGCGCGATGCTGGCCTTCTCCGTCGGCCCGCGGTCGTGCATCGGGCAGGACTTCGCGATGCTGGAGGCGAAGTCGACGCTCGCCGTGATCCTTCGCCGGTTCGAGTTCGAGGTCGCGCCGGAGTACGTGCACGCGCCAGCCGAGTTCCTGACGCTGCAGCCCAAGTGCGGGCTCCCCGTGCTGCTCAAGCTCCTGAATCAGTAG